The nucleotide window GCGGAAGGCGCAGTCACCTTTCGCCTCCTTGTGTATGAAGACCCCTCTCTTTGATTTGTGGGTCGTCTTCGGGCCAGTCCAGTACTTACAGCTACCGCAACGATTTAGGAGATGAGGGCTATCGATCGCCAGGTGATTGAGTTGAAAACTGGTCAGGTCGTTAGCTGCGCTCGCCCGGGGTCTCCTAGCGCTTGATCGCTCTTGCTTGTCCCGCTTTTCCTGCTTGTCGAACCAACCATGAATAATCGGCGCAAGCACCACAGCCACGATCATGAACAGTGGTGACTTGGTCAGATCGCTAAGTAGAAGCGCGGCCCCGACCAAACCGCCTATCCATAGCCATCGCTTCATTTCTTTCCCTCGAAATTCATATCCAAGCTAGATCGGCCAAAGGGCAGAATCCTTTAACGCCAAGAAAACTTCACCGCATGACGTAAAACGCACCACGCGGGGCTTTTCGTTTCAGGTCCCTGCCCTAATTCCTCCACACCAACCGCACCCACGGCCCTACCGTACCACCATCAACTCATCCCACCTCGTCGTATAACGCTGGCTCATCAGCTCACGCTTCATCGACCACTCAGCCGTGGCCGGGATGCGACCGAGACGAACCGTGCCCCTACCCTCACGCGCGTTGATTCGGTCGACAACTTCCATCAGCCGGTCGGCACCGAGTCGAGGTGCATCCGCGAACAGGTCGCCAGTGAATTCGCCGCGCTGACGCAGATCCATCAGCAGTACCTCTGCCTTGCTGTAGGCGTAGCCGAGCCGAAAAATCGCTTCCAACCCACGAACAGCCGCGGCGGCGAGCACCCGGGTGTCATCGGTGGGATATGGCAGAGGGCAGCTAATTGCGTTGGCGTAGCGCGGCTGATTGGGGTTGTGCATACCGGTGCGGATGGCCAACTGCAGCGCACCGGCCAGGCTATTCTGCGCGCGGAGCTTCTCGGCAGCCTTGGTGACGTAGGCCACGACAGCTTCGCGGATTGGGGCGATGTCACGCAGGCGGCTGCCGAACATCTTCGAGGAGCAGATCATCTGCCGGGGCGGTACCGCCTCCTCCAGATCGAGGCAGGAGATTCCGCGCAGCTCGCGCGCAGTTTTCTCCAGCACCACACTGAACTGCCGGCGCAGCGATGCCGGGTCGCATTGCGCCAGATCCCAGGCCGTTTGGATGCCCAGCGGACGCAGGCGAGCAGTTAGCCGTCGGCCAACGCCCCATACCTCGCCAACCTCTGTCATCCGCAACAGCCTGTCGCGCCGCTCCGGGTCACGCAGGTCGATCACGCCGCCGGACTTGCGCCAGGTCTTCGCTGCCCAGTTGGCGAGCTTGGCCAAGGTCTTCGTCGGCCCGATCCCAACCCCCACCGGTATACCGGTCCAGCGCAGCACTCGCTCTCGCGCCTCATGCCCCAGCGGCAACAGGTCGCCCGTCATCCCTGCCAGGTCGGCGAACGCCTCGTCGATGCTGTACACCTCGATACGCGGAAACATCCCCTCCAACGTCGTCATCACCCGGGCACTCATCTGCCCGTAAAGCTCATAGTTGCTTGAGAAACAGACCACGCCCCACTCGCGCATCTGGTCGCGCCATTGGAAATACGGAGCGCCCATCGGAATGCCGAGCCGTTTGGCCTCTCGGGTACGAGCGATTACGCAGCCGTCGTTGTTGCTCAGCACCACGACCGGTACGCCATCCAGCCACGGACGGTAGACGCGTTCACATGAGCAGTAGAACGAGTTGCAGTCGATCAGCGCGAACATAGCTGGTGCAGATTGTGAGTGGCCACACCCCAAACGTGCAGGGACTCGGTAACGCGGATAGCGCGGTAATCGGGATTCTCGGCCTGCAGCCACACGCCTTCCTGCGACACCTGCAGTCGTTTAACAGTCATGCCGCCGTCGACGTAGGCAACGACAATGTGCCCGGCGCGCGCCTCCAGTGCCCGGTTCACCACGAGCACATCGCCGTCGTAAATGCCGGCGCCGACCATACTGGGCCCCTCTACCCTCACCAGATAGACGTGTGGCGTACGCAGGTCGACCAGCTCATCAATAGATAGCGTGACCTCCTCATAGTCCGCCGCGGGCGAAGGAAAGCCCGCGGGAACGCGAGTGTCGACGAACTGGAGGAATGTTGACGACGGGCCAAGCTGGCCGAGGATAGTGGCGCGCATGATACTGCTCTGCGATTACTGTATATGCGTACAGTAAACCGTGAGCACTTCATGCGGTCAATGAAGTAAGGCAGCCATCCGATAGCAGGCTGGAGGGGATATGTGCGGTCGCTTTACACAGTACCGAACAGCGGTCGAGTACCTAGATGCGCTGCGCTATGACAAGCCGATCGAAAGCGCCATCAATCCAGAGCCGATAGACCGCTTCAACGTAGCGCCGCGCTCGAAGGTAATGATTTTCTACGAGACAGACACCGGCTTACGAATGGCGCGGTTACCGTGGGGCTATCAGCCATTTTGGGCAATGGGAAAACGACCGCCAGCCATCAACGCGCGTGTCGAGACGGCAGCGACCAGCCGGTTTTTCCGAGACATCTGGGCCACCGGTCGAACGCTAGTTGCGGCAGATGGGTGGTTCGAGTGGGTAAAAGACCCCACCGACCCGAAGAAGAAACAGCCTTACTACATCCGTCGCAAGGACGGCGCGCCGCTATGGTTCGCCGCGCTGGCTCAGCTGGATCGCACCGGCCTGACCGATCACAACGGGGATGGGTTCGTAATCATCACCGCCGACAGCGACCAGGGGATGCTAGACATCCATGATCGACGGCCTGTCGTGTTTGAGGCTGACCGCGCGCGAGAATGGATCGAGCCGGACCTGTCTTTAGAACGAGCCGAGGAGCTGGCTCGCGACTTGGCATTACCGGTCGACGCCTTCGAATGGTTCGCTGTAGATAAGGCAGTCGGCAACGTTCGTAATGAGGGGCGGCATCTGATCGAGCCGACATCCGCACCCTTGCTCTGACCCTAGGTTCGGGCTTCGTTCCAGCAGGCGCTCTTAGTAGTGCCCCGATTTGGTCCCGCCGCACATCATGCACTTGCTGTAATCGCCCCAACGGCCTTCAAGGTGCCTGACGAATCCGCCGCATCGATGACAACCGCCATCGGCGCCGTTCTCCCATCGGTACAGGAGGACCAAGCGCCAGGCGAACCAAAGAGCGCCCAAACCAGATAGTCCGGCCAGAAACCACCTGGCAGGGACAATCACCGTCTCAAGCGTCGGGCTAAGGGTGTCCATCGCGCCGCCGGTGAAGGCCAGCAGAGCGAGCCCGAGCAGCATGAGTGCCGTTGGTAGCGCGAATAGCCGAACAGATCGCTCGACAGCCGTTACGTTGATTTCCACCTGAAATACCTCCGTGTATGTGATAGCCAAACGCTAGCCATAAAGCGCGTGGTTGTCTCCCCTGGGGGAATCTGACGTGTCTACTTTTCGCACGGGTTCTTCCTCTCGGCGCTATCGCAGCCCCGTCCCGGCAATCCCCACACCCGCAAATACTGGATACCCAACCAGTAAAAAGCTTGCATAAGGCCAAATCGAGAGTAACATGACGTTAATTACGACATGTCTTGTTGATTTACAGTGAGGCAGCTTATGAGCACTATCGACAAGCCGAGAGGCCGCCAGGTGCGCCCCAACCGAGCCGAACTAACCGCAGCCTGGTCACGCATTCGTGATGCGGCAGATAAGGGCAGCATTCCCGCCAGCGCCCTTCTCATCGCACTTAGCGAGAACAAGCCCTTTGTCAGCTGCCGGGAGCTTTTCGTATGAGCACCAGAGCCGCACAACTCGCAAACAAGCGCGACGACATACAGCGGCTCGCCGAGCAGCGAGGCCTGCAGATTGAAACGCTTCCCTCTGGCCACATTCGCGTCTTTGGCGTTGGCGTCGATATCCGCGTGGTCGACCTGGCGTACCTGAGCAGCTACGACCTGCTCCCGGCGACCCGATGAGCGCGCTCGCCATCACCGCGCATGACCCGCACCCAAGGCCCTTCCACAAGGGATTTGCACCGAAGTATCACGCTCGCCTAAAGCACGACGGCCGGACCCTGGCAGTGCTCCAAGGCGATACCCAGGAGAGCGCATTCAGCCGCGCCGAGCGCCTAACTGAAGCTCTCTTACTCAATCGCAGCAGCGTCTCGATCGAAGACGCCTGACTCAAGGAGACATACCGTGTTCGGACTGAAACTGCTCAGCGAGCCTCAAGAACCCACCCTCGAAGATCAGCTTGAAGAAGCGCACGCGCTCGCTGATTCCTTGCGCAGCGAAATCGAAGCCGCAACGAACGACAGCACAGCTGCCAAGCGTCCCATCAGTGGGATGCACGACGATCTCCGCGCCACTGAAGGCGAGATTGATCGGCTCGGCCGCGAAATCGTGAAGCGCGACGACCTGCTGAATTGGAAGGCGGCGCGAGACAGCGCCGACGCAGACATCAAGGCCGCTAAGAAAGAGATGGACGCAGCAGGCAAAGCCCTGGCGGCGCTTGATGCTGACTATGAAAAGGCGAGTGCCAAACTGACCAAGCTGCAAGCCGCTGCCGATGCAGAACTCGCCGAGGCCAAACATAGCGAGAGCCAAGCTGCAGAGGCCTACGCAGCCGCAATGGCGCAGGGCAGCGAGTCTGAAGAAGCCGCCGCCCTGGACACGCTAAATGGTCGTTCCGAAGCGCTTGAGCAGGTCCAGCGCAAGACCGCTCGGCAGGCCGTCATCCTCCAAGCACTGCAAAGTCAGGTCGATTCGATTGAGCAGAAGCGTGCCGCTGAAAGGCAGCGCTTTGAGAGCGCCCGCGAGCGCCGGCTGCTCGCCGTACGACACAAGCTCGGCGCACGGTGGGACGCGATGGCAAGCGAGATGTCGGAGCTGGCCGCTCAAATCGTCGCCGTGGATTGGGCAATTAGCCGCAATTCTCGGGCGATGGACGACCTGCACATCCCCGTCACTGCGAAAGACGGTGGTGCGCCGATTACTGCGAGGAAAGTACGAGACTCCAGCGGCGCCATTGATGTCGACGCGCTGCGTCCCTGAGTAAACCTGCAAGGCGCCCAGTCGGCCAGTGGCGTAGTAACCCCGACAGCCGGCGCGCTCCTACCTTTGGGGGCGGTGGTCGGCACTACTCCAGGCAACTCATGCCAACCGCGACCGCCCGCCCCAAGAGGACAGCGCCATGACCATCGATCTCAACAATGATTTTCTGCTGGACGGGGCTATCCGTTACGCCCTGGCGGATATGGAGAAGCAGCGCGATTGCTTGCTCCGAGCCTTAGCAGGAAGCCAGGTCGACCGAGAATTCGTCCGCGGCATATTGAATCTTGCTCTCCCACTCATGGAGGACGGGGAATGTCTCGCTACCTCGGCGCACTAATCGACCTGGCCTTCGATTTGTGGGATGAGGCGCGAGAACTACTGTTTGATCGCCTTAATAAGCCAGAACGGTCAATCAGCACGCCCCAACCGAATTTTGTCATCGCCGAGCGTACAGAAGACCGAGCACTCGACGAGGTTTTGCTCGTCGCTCTTGAGGAGCTGAATCTAAGGGCTCCCGGTATGGATCCAGACGACGTGACAACGCAGCGCACGCATCTGCTTGCAGCGCTAGCTGGCAATAAGGAGCACCGACTCATAGCAGCGCAAGTCCTCAAGGATCTTCACGTCGAAACAGAAGGGGCCGTCCAGTGAAAAACGTAGCAACGCAGGTCGTCATCGACGGTAAGAACAACACGCGCTCTGCCTTCGACGACCTCAACCGCCAGATTGACCAGACCAATCAAAAACTGGCCGTAGCCGGCAGGGTTTTTAAGGCTGCCTTTTCAGCTGCCGCTGTTACTGCCGCAGCTCGAAGCTACTCGACGCTGGCAGACCAAAGCACCCAGATCAATTCTCGGTTGAAGCTGACGGCGAGGTCCCAGGAAGAATTCAACCGCGCGCTAGGCGATGTGCGCCGGATTGCGAACGAAAACGGCGCCTCGATTACGTCGGTCACGCAGCTATATTCCCGCCTAACCCCCGCTCTGCGCGAAGCCGGTCGCAGCCAAACCGACGTCGCCAAGGTGACCGAGGCAGTTACCAAGGCAATGCGCATCTCTGGCGCGTCAGCATCAGAGTCCGCTTCAGGTATCCAACAGTTCGCCCAGGCCCTGGGGGCCGGTGTGCTGCGCGGTGACGAGTTCAACAGCATCGCTGAAACCGCGCCACGCCTGATGCAGGCGCTGGCTGATGGGCTTGGTGTACCAGTAGGAAAGCTGCGCGAGATGGCCGCCGCGGGCCAGCTTACGGCCGAAGTTGTCACGAATGCGTTGCTCACTCAGCTGCCTAAACTGACGGCCGAGTTCGAGGCGATGGGCGAAACGTTCGGCACGGCCGGACAGCGTCTTGAGAACGCTGCTATCGATATGGTCGGCGCCTTCGACAAGATGACCGGCGCATCTTCAGCGGCCACGAAGGCAATGAATGACCTTGCCGAAGCCATGAACAAGGTTTCGAGCGGTGAGTTCCTCGATACCTTCCGTGACGAGAAGCAGACAGTAGGCGGAATCAACACCGAGATATCGGTTCTGCTCTCCAAGCTTCGCGAGCTCAACAGCCAGCGAGACAAGCTGAAGAGCGGAAACTGGTTCGAACGCTTGGCTATGTCGCTGAGGGGAGTCACAGAGGAATCCATCAAGACCGAGGAGCAGCAAACCAAGCGGCAGATTCAATCGCTCCGTGACCAACTGAAGGGGCGGGCCGACGTAAACGAAGAGATATCGGCTGAAGAAAAAGCCCACGGCGACCGGATTGGCCAGCTGAAAGCCAATCAGCTTGAGTCCCTGAAGAAGAACTTAAGCGACGAAGAAAAGGCGCAGAAGGCTGCCAACGACAGAATGGCAAGCCTCAAAGCCGAACGCCTCCGGATTGAGGAAGAGTTCGCCACCTCGATTAACAAGACGAGTGCAGGAGCAAGCGGAGAG belongs to Pseudomonas phenolilytica and includes:
- the umuC gene encoding translesion error-prone DNA polymerase V subunit UmuC; protein product: MFALIDCNSFYCSCERVYRPWLDGVPVVVLSNNDGCVIARTREAKRLGIPMGAPYFQWRDQMREWGVVCFSSNYELYGQMSARVMTTLEGMFPRIEVYSIDEAFADLAGMTGDLLPLGHEARERVLRWTGIPVGVGIGPTKTLAKLANWAAKTWRKSGGVIDLRDPERRDRLLRMTEVGEVWGVGRRLTARLRPLGIQTAWDLAQCDPASLRRQFSVVLEKTARELRGISCLDLEEAVPPRQMICSSKMFGSRLRDIAPIREAVVAYVTKAAEKLRAQNSLAGALQLAIRTGMHNPNQPRYANAISCPLPYPTDDTRVLAAAAVRGLEAIFRLGYAYSKAEVLLMDLRQRGEFTGDLFADAPRLGADRLMEVVDRINAREGRGTVRLGRIPATAEWSMKRELMSQRYTTRWDELMVVR
- a CDS encoding LexA family protein, translating into MRATILGQLGPSSTFLQFVDTRVPAGFPSPAADYEEVTLSIDELVDLRTPHVYLVRVEGPSMVGAGIYDGDVLVVNRALEARAGHIVVAYVDGGMTVKRLQVSQEGVWLQAENPDYRAIRVTESLHVWGVATHNLHQLCSR
- a CDS encoding SOS response-associated peptidase family protein → MCGRFTQYRTAVEYLDALRYDKPIESAINPEPIDRFNVAPRSKVMIFYETDTGLRMARLPWGYQPFWAMGKRPPAINARVETAATSRFFRDIWATGRTLVAADGWFEWVKDPTDPKKKQPYYIRRKDGAPLWFAALAQLDRTGLTDHNGDGFVIITADSDQGMLDIHDRRPVVFEADRAREWIEPDLSLERAEELARDLALPVDAFEWFAVDKAVGNVRNEGRHLIEPTSAPLL
- a CDS encoding tape measure protein, which codes for MKNVATQVVIDGKNNTRSAFDDLNRQIDQTNQKLAVAGRVFKAAFSAAAVTAAARSYSTLADQSTQINSRLKLTARSQEEFNRALGDVRRIANENGASITSVTQLYSRLTPALREAGRSQTDVAKVTEAVTKAMRISGASASESASGIQQFAQALGAGVLRGDEFNSIAETAPRLMQALADGLGVPVGKLREMAAAGQLTAEVVTNALLTQLPKLTAEFEAMGETFGTAGQRLENAAIDMVGAFDKMTGASSAATKAMNDLAEAMNKVSSGEFLDTFRDEKQTVGGINTEISVLLSKLRELNSQRDKLKSGNWFERLAMSLRGVTEESIKTEEQQTKRQIQSLRDQLKGRADVNEEISAEEKAHGDRIGQLKANQLESLKKNLSDEEKAQKAANDRMASLKAERLRIEEEFATSINKTSAGASGEPSFNGAMGLKAGARESLLVDKNGEQTVRQAREALSILEQLESAGVNSYGFKGLKEELQALALAGNDLQQQQAQENIDQIGSSIDSLKTKIDSLPKVVVGFEYSSEDDATIRGMIDQLAVDLTRRLTIPVNVTGQAGAINSDVPDVPQYATGGYISGPGTGTSDSIPALLSNGEYVIRAAAVRKLGKNALDLLNRGIHIPRFADGGMVGTVASLDTGPRNLGSLDINLGGDTFQVLADSAQADQLRLAAKKFGRTHR